Proteins found in one Hypericibacter terrae genomic segment:
- a CDS encoding RidA family protein, whose translation MALSRTHCWPEGHWDWPIHVSHKHGIRCGEMIFVGGQVDLDSSGKVQHAGDLATQTVTVMASLDKVLRGLGADLGDLVKLIAFYQNDGSRDEQRFLADVARQLPAGGPGPVITAVPLPALAYPGMLVEIEAVAMRGADGRRLERQGIALRGAAPLPAPLSHGLRCGEMIFVGGVSAIDETGAVIAKGDIVRQSQIVMDRIGEVLHGFGAAHDDAVKINTYYAGGGQFADWEGAARARARYFTEPGPAATGLPLPRHALPGLMTRSEITAMLGRDGRRLPRSHVWPEGHWDWPIHLPYKHGIRCGPMIYLGGQVALTPQGQVIEPGELVAQTKIAMENIRRVLAGFGAGFDDVVKVTAFYEGGASADQLHKNLSVRSACFTEPGPATTGIPLPFLAYEEMVIEIEIVAMVG comes from the coding sequence ATGGCGCTGTCCCGTACGCATTGCTGGCCGGAAGGGCATTGGGATTGGCCGATCCATGTCTCGCACAAGCATGGCATCCGCTGCGGCGAGATGATCTTCGTGGGCGGGCAGGTCGATCTCGACAGCAGCGGCAAGGTCCAGCATGCGGGCGATCTCGCCACCCAGACCGTCACCGTCATGGCCAGCCTCGACAAGGTCCTGCGCGGTCTGGGGGCCGATCTGGGCGATCTGGTCAAGTTGATCGCGTTCTATCAGAACGACGGCAGCCGCGACGAGCAGCGATTCCTGGCCGATGTCGCACGACAATTGCCCGCCGGCGGTCCGGGGCCGGTGATCACGGCGGTGCCGCTGCCGGCCCTGGCCTATCCGGGGATGCTGGTCGAGATCGAGGCCGTGGCGATGCGGGGCGCCGACGGGCGCCGGTTGGAGCGCCAGGGCATCGCGCTGCGCGGTGCCGCCCCCTTGCCGGCGCCGCTTTCCCACGGCCTTCGTTGCGGCGAGATGATCTTCGTCGGCGGTGTCAGCGCCATCGACGAGACCGGTGCCGTGATCGCGAAGGGCGACATCGTCCGCCAGAGCCAGATCGTGATGGACCGCATCGGCGAGGTGCTGCACGGCTTCGGCGCCGCCCATGACGATGCCGTCAAGATCAACACCTACTACGCCGGCGGGGGCCAGTTCGCCGATTGGGAAGGCGCCGCGCGCGCGCGGGCGCGCTATTTCACCGAGCCGGGGCCGGCCGCCACCGGCCTGCCGCTGCCGCGTCACGCCCTGCCGGGTCTGATGACGCGCAGCGAGATCACCGCAATGCTCGGCAGGGACGGCCGTCGCCTGCCGCGCTCCCATGTCTGGCCCGAGGGCCATTGGGACTGGCCGATCCATCTTCCCTACAAGCATGGAATCCGCTGCGGGCCGATGATCTATCTGGGCGGTCAGGTGGCACTCACGCCCCAGGGCCAGGTGATCGAGCCGGGCGAGCTGGTGGCGCAGACCAAGATCGCGATGGAGAATATCCGGCGCGTGCTCGCAGGGTTTGGCGCCGGGTTCGACGACGTCGTCAAGGTGACGGCCTTCTATGAAGGCGGCGCTTCGGCGGACCAGCTGCACAAGAATCTGAGCGTGCGCTCGGCCTGCTTCACCGAGCCCGGTCCCGCCACCACGGGGATTCCGCTGCCCTTCCTCGCCTATGAGGAGATGGTGATCGAGATCGAGATCGTCGCGATGGTGGGATGA
- a CDS encoding ABC transporter ATP-binding protein, with product MQGTATATNPTSIHRAAAGGLAFRGVSKHYGIVRAVDGVDLEVARGEFLTLLGPSGSGKTTMLMMIAGFTTPSAGEILLDGKAITHLPPEKRNFGMVFQGYALFPHLSVFDNVAFPLKVRRRPAEDIKREVGRALELVQLTPLADRMPRQLSGGQQQRVALARSLVFTPDVLLLDEPLGALDRKLRTEVQIELKQLHERIRTTFVYVTHDQEEALSMSDRIAIVRDGRFVQIGRPADLYERPATRFVAGFLGESNFIKGRVSGAAEGGFAYAVNGETFRQKAASIPAAGGEVLLAMRPEKIAIAADAPSTAINRAQGRVTSWNYFGSDFHFTVATASLGQLAVRCPAWRMKLEPKNEMQVWLGWDADAAVVVTDD from the coding sequence GTGCAGGGAACAGCGACTGCGACCAATCCGACGTCGATTCATCGGGCCGCCGCCGGCGGTCTCGCCTTTCGCGGGGTTTCCAAACATTACGGGATCGTGCGCGCCGTCGACGGCGTCGACCTCGAGGTCGCGCGTGGCGAATTCCTGACGCTGCTCGGGCCCTCGGGCTCGGGCAAGACCACGATGCTGATGATGATCGCCGGCTTCACCACGCCCTCGGCCGGCGAGATTCTGCTCGACGGCAAGGCGATCACCCATCTGCCGCCCGAAAAGCGCAATTTCGGCATGGTGTTCCAGGGTTATGCCCTGTTTCCGCATCTGTCGGTGTTCGACAATGTCGCCTTCCCGCTCAAGGTGCGCCGCCGGCCGGCGGAGGACATCAAGCGCGAGGTCGGCCGCGCGCTGGAGCTGGTGCAGCTCACCCCCCTCGCCGACCGGATGCCGCGCCAGCTCTCCGGCGGCCAGCAGCAGCGCGTGGCGCTGGCGCGCTCGCTGGTCTTCACGCCGGACGTGCTGCTGCTCGACGAGCCGCTGGGCGCGCTCGACCGCAAGCTCCGCACCGAGGTCCAGATCGAGCTCAAGCAGCTCCATGAGCGCATCCGCACCACCTTCGTCTATGTGACGCACGATCAGGAAGAAGCGCTGTCCATGTCGGACCGCATCGCCATCGTGCGCGACGGCCGGTTCGTGCAGATCGGCCGGCCTGCCGACCTCTATGAACGCCCGGCGACGCGGTTCGTCGCCGGATTCCTGGGCGAAAGCAACTTCATCAAGGGCCGGGTCAGCGGGGCTGCCGAAGGTGGCTTCGCCTATGCCGTGAACGGCGAGACCTTCCGGCAGAAGGCGGCGTCGATACCGGCGGCCGGCGGCGAGGTCCTGCTGGCGATGCGGCCGGAGAAGATCGCAATCGCCGCTGACGCCCCGTCGACCGCGATCAACCGGGCCCAGGGCCGGGTCACGAGCTGGAACTATTTCGGCAGCGATTTCCACTTCACGGTGGCGACGGCGAGCCTGGGACAGCTGGCGGTGCGTTGCCCCGCCTGGCGCATGAAGCTCGAGCCGAAGAACGAGATGCAGGTCTGGCTCGGCTGGGATGCCGATGCTGCCGTCGTGGTGACGGACGATTGA
- a CDS encoding dimethylarginine dimethylaminohydrolase family protein: MTTASGGKAWGANSEYGRLHDVLLCEPVNFKWLPTSSISKATLRSGAKFDRQLAMRQHREMVQAYEEGGTKVHFLEPDEALPYQVYARDSSFMTPYGAVVTQMHQWWRRGEYAPVINFYQKKGIPIFKMITASAFEGGDFDVIEPNTVLIGFCGERTQEPAAQQVKGWMEEKGWEVKLAPIAEHYVHIDLMVCMLAPKLAAVCPDTTEDWVLDWLKSKKIEMVPVNYRDTMGLGCNVMSLGDNKIISTAQSKDLNKTLRAAGFTVYDPDMTMFTMGGGGVHCMAQALRRDPV; encoded by the coding sequence ATGACAACGGCAAGCGGCGGCAAGGCCTGGGGTGCGAATTCGGAATATGGCCGGCTGCACGACGTGCTGCTCTGCGAGCCGGTGAACTTCAAATGGCTGCCGACCAGCTCGATCTCGAAGGCGACCTTGCGCTCCGGCGCCAAGTTCGACCGCCAGCTCGCCATGCGCCAGCATCGCGAGATGGTCCAGGCCTATGAGGAAGGCGGCACCAAGGTGCATTTCCTCGAACCCGACGAGGCGCTGCCCTATCAGGTCTATGCGCGCGATTCGAGCTTCATGACGCCCTACGGCGCGGTCGTCACCCAGATGCATCAGTGGTGGCGGCGCGGCGAATATGCCCCGGTGATCAACTTTTACCAGAAGAAGGGCATTCCGATCTTCAAGATGATCACGGCGTCGGCCTTCGAGGGCGGCGATTTCGACGTGATCGAGCCGAACACCGTGCTGATCGGCTTCTGCGGCGAACGCACCCAGGAGCCGGCGGCGCAGCAGGTGAAGGGCTGGATGGAAGAGAAGGGCTGGGAGGTCAAGCTCGCCCCCATCGCCGAGCATTACGTCCATATCGACCTGATGGTCTGCATGCTGGCGCCCAAGCTGGCGGCGGTCTGCCCCGACACCACCGAGGACTGGGTCCTCGATTGGCTGAAGTCGAAAAAGATCGAGATGGTCCCGGTGAATTATCGCGACACGATGGGCCTCGGCTGCAATGTGATGTCGCTAGGCGACAACAAGATCATTTCGACCGCACAGTCGAAGGATCTGAACAAGACACTGCGCGCCGCCGGATTTACGGTTTATGATCCGGACATGACCATGTTCACCATGGGCGGCGGCGGCGTGCATTGCATGGCACAGGCGCTGCGCCGCGATCCGGTCTGA
- the gcvA gene encoding transcriptional regulator GcvA, with amino-acid sequence MPRRLPPLNPLRAFEAAARHGGMTRAASELNVTHGAISHQVRALEEALSVELFERRGRHLALTLAGQQLLPSVQQALDLIADASARLSRPDLDGRLTIKLPIAFASKWLLPRLARFRDAYPQIELSLLPFRPGARERSEEADLTIDYGRGPWKRKWTRLIASIDLFPICSPRLINAAAPLRDPADLAQHTLIHDDDGTAWANWLLVGGVEGVDANSGIRMGTALLSIDAAVQGLGVALGDKAIATEELATGLLVRPFGLGVPATSYYYLVCDPDELQVPRVRAFIDWLLDEAGQSFARAG; translated from the coding sequence ATGCCACGCCGCCTCCCGCCGTTGAATCCGCTGCGCGCCTTCGAGGCCGCGGCGCGCCATGGCGGGATGACCAGGGCCGCCAGCGAACTCAACGTCACGCACGGCGCCATCAGCCATCAGGTCCGGGCGCTGGAAGAAGCGCTCAGCGTCGAGCTGTTCGAGCGCCGCGGCCGGCATCTGGCACTGACGCTGGCGGGCCAGCAGCTGCTGCCCTCGGTGCAGCAGGCGCTCGACCTCATTGCCGACGCGTCGGCGCGGTTGTCGCGGCCCGATCTCGACGGTCGCCTCACCATCAAGCTGCCGATCGCCTTCGCCTCGAAATGGCTGCTGCCGCGGTTGGCCCGGTTCCGCGACGCCTATCCGCAGATCGAGCTGTCGCTGCTGCCGTTCCGGCCGGGGGCCCGCGAGCGCAGCGAGGAAGCCGATCTCACGATCGATTACGGGCGCGGGCCCTGGAAGCGGAAATGGACCCGGCTCATCGCCAGCATCGACCTCTTCCCGATCTGCAGCCCGCGCCTGATCAATGCCGCGGCACCCCTGCGCGACCCGGCCGATCTCGCCCAACATACGCTGATCCATGACGATGACGGCACGGCCTGGGCCAATTGGCTCCTGGTCGGCGGTGTGGAGGGCGTCGATGCCAATTCCGGAATCCGCATGGGCACGGCCCTCTTGAGCATCGATGCGGCGGTGCAGGGGCTGGGCGTGGCGCTGGGCGACAAGGCGATCGCGACCGAGGAGCTGGCGACGGGCTTGCTGGTGCGGCCCTTCGGGCTCGGCGTGCCGGCCACCTCCTATTATTACCTGGTCTGCGATCCCGACGAGCTGCAGGTGCCGCGCGTGCGCGCCTTCATCGACTGGCTGCTGGACGAGGCGGGTCAGAGTTTCGCGCGGGCCGGCTGA
- a CDS encoding DMT family transporter, which produces MTAPASSSDSAGLAAQAAHDLHRREGMGFAFIIACAAAFAFITPFSRISYDSGSTPLTIVTLRTGAFVLVALGILLAKRQRLRVSRHGLLNSLWLSVTAYGMSVGYLSSVAFIPVSLAVLILYTSPLLAGLMSAVSGRERLTLGKSVAIVLAFIGLAVAIGPTFAALDWRGIAWALAAAFSVASTSVFGGRAIAKDPPLTMNFFTNLWLLPLVLLLGPFTGSWGLPGSTVGGLAAAGAISCYIAGYMLWFLALQRITGMQVAMMMNIEPVVTIAFAVLVLGEHLSLIQYGGVVLTILALMAFTLGSRRRRAA; this is translated from the coding sequence ATGACCGCCCCCGCTTCCTCGTCCGACTCCGCCGGCCTGGCCGCGCAGGCCGCGCATGATCTGCACCGCCGCGAGGGTATGGGCTTCGCCTTCATCATCGCCTGTGCGGCGGCCTTCGCCTTCATCACGCCCTTTTCGCGCATTTCCTACGACAGCGGCTCGACGCCGCTGACCATCGTCACGCTGCGCACCGGCGCCTTCGTGCTGGTGGCGCTCGGGATCCTACTGGCAAAACGGCAGCGGCTGCGGGTATCGCGTCACGGGCTGCTCAACAGCCTGTGGTTGTCGGTCACGGCCTATGGCATGTCGGTCGGCTATCTGAGCTCGGTCGCCTTCATTCCCGTCTCCCTCGCCGTGCTGATCCTCTATACCAGCCCGCTTCTCGCGGGACTGATGAGCGCCGTCTCGGGCCGCGAGCGGCTGACGCTCGGCAAGAGCGTTGCCATTGTTCTCGCCTTCATCGGCCTGGCGGTGGCGATCGGACCGACCTTCGCCGCGCTGGATTGGCGCGGCATCGCCTGGGCGCTGGCCGCCGCCTTCTCGGTGGCCTCGACCAGCGTCTTCGGCGGCCGCGCCATCGCGAAAGATCCGCCGCTCACCATGAACTTCTTCACCAATCTGTGGCTCCTGCCCCTGGTGCTCCTGCTCGGGCCCTTCACCGGCAGCTGGGGCCTCCCCGGCAGCACCGTCGGAGGCCTGGCGGCCGCGGGCGCCATCTCCTGCTACATCGCCGGCTATATGCTCTGGTTCCTGGCGCTGCAGCGGATCACCGGCATGCAGGTCGCGATGATGATGAACATCGAGCCGGTGGTGACGATCGCCTTCGCCGTGCTGGTGCTGGGCGAGCATCTCTCGCTGATCCAGTATGGCGGCGTGGTGCTCACCATTCTCGCCCTGATGGCCTTCACGCTGGGCAGCCGGCGCCGGCGCGCCGCCTGA
- a CDS encoding NADH:ubiquinone oxidoreductase subunit NDUFA12 — protein sequence MSLGTRLYTLLWGVPVGTDRYGNRYFRGKRLLHNRERRWVLYNGAPEASKVPAEWHGWLHGSPVPPPTGNEPHRPWQKEHEPNLTGTSLAYRPPGHVLEGGHRAKASDDYEPWVPN from the coding sequence ATGAGCCTGGGTACGCGTCTTTACACACTGCTCTGGGGCGTGCCGGTCGGCACCGACCGCTATGGCAATCGCTATTTCCGCGGCAAGCGACTCCTGCATAACCGCGAACGGCGCTGGGTGCTCTATAACGGCGCGCCCGAGGCCTCCAAGGTTCCCGCCGAATGGCATGGCTGGCTGCATGGCAGCCCGGTTCCGCCGCCGACGGGCAACGAGCCGCACCGGCCCTGGCAGAAAGAGCATGAGCCGAACCTGACCGGCACGTCGCTCGCCTATCGTCCGCCGGGCCATGTGCTCGAAGGCGGTCATCGCGCGAAGGCCAGCGACGATTACGAACCGTGGGTCCCCAACTGA
- the mlaD gene encoding outer membrane lipid asymmetry maintenance protein MlaD: MKRNAIETMMGAVVLLVAATFLAFAYSSSNVSRVEGYELLARFNRVDGIAPGSEVRLSGIKVGSVLSTHLDPNTYLAEVRMSILNDVKLPTDSSARILSDGLLGNPYMALEPGADEKMIPPGGEIRKTQDPLNLVDLIGRFIFSSTNSGSSTPSSSQNPQ, translated from the coding sequence ATGAAGCGCAATGCAATCGAAACGATGATGGGTGCGGTGGTGCTGCTGGTGGCGGCGACCTTCCTCGCCTTCGCCTATAGCAGCAGCAATGTGAGCCGCGTCGAAGGCTACGAGCTGCTGGCGCGCTTCAATCGCGTGGACGGCATCGCGCCGGGCAGCGAAGTGCGCCTGAGCGGCATCAAGGTCGGCTCGGTGCTCTCCACCCATCTGGATCCGAACACCTATCTCGCCGAGGTGCGGATGAGCATCCTCAACGACGTCAAGCTGCCGACCGACAGCTCGGCGCGCATCCTGTCCGACGGGCTGCTGGGCAATCCCTATATGGCGCTCGAGCCGGGCGCCGACGAAAAGATGATCCCGCCGGGCGGCGAGATCCGGAAGACGCAGGACCCGCTCAATCTGGTCGACCTGATCGGACGCTTCATCTTCAGCTCGACCAATTCGGGCTCGTCGACGCCGTCGAGCTCGCAGAACCCGCAATAG
- a CDS encoding methyltransferase domain-containing protein, with product MPADQDPKPAPSQHWDPARYQRNAGFVPVLGAPVLDLLAPQPGERILDLGCGDGVLTEKLVAAGASVVGVDASAEQIAAARARGLDARVMSGEALTFVGGFDAVFSNAALHWMKQADAVIDGVWRALEPGGRFVAEMGGGANVAAITGALVAALDRRGLDGAGAVPWFFPSVEDYRARLERRGFRVRTIGLIERPTPLPGAMAGWLETFAESFIRRLPEPDRAAYIAEVETALAPRLRNAQGQWHADYVRLRFAAEKL from the coding sequence ATGCCGGCCGACCAGGATCCGAAACCGGCGCCCTCCCAGCATTGGGATCCCGCACGCTATCAGCGCAATGCCGGCTTCGTGCCGGTGCTGGGCGCGCCCGTCCTCGACCTTCTGGCGCCGCAGCCGGGCGAACGCATCCTCGATCTGGGCTGCGGCGACGGCGTGCTGACCGAGAAGCTGGTCGCCGCCGGGGCCAGTGTCGTCGGCGTCGATGCGAGCGCGGAGCAGATCGCCGCCGCGCGCGCCCGCGGGCTCGATGCGCGCGTCATGAGCGGCGAGGCCCTGACCTTCGTGGGCGGGTTCGACGCGGTTTTCTCGAACGCGGCGCTCCATTGGATGAAGCAGGCCGATGCCGTGATCGACGGCGTCTGGCGAGCGCTCGAGCCGGGCGGACGCTTCGTCGCCGAGATGGGCGGCGGCGCCAACGTCGCGGCGATCACGGGCGCGCTGGTGGCGGCGCTCGACCGGCGCGGCCTCGACGGGGCCGGGGCGGTGCCCTGGTTCTTCCCGAGCGTCGAAGATTACCGGGCACGGCTCGAGCGGCGCGGCTTCCGGGTGAGGACTATCGGTCTCATCGAGCGGCCGACACCGTTGCCGGGCGCCATGGCGGGGTGGCTCGAGACCTTCGCCGAAAGCTTCATCCGCCGCCTGCCGGAACCGGATCGGGCCGCCTATATCGCCGAGGTCGAAACGGCCCTGGCACCGAGATTGCGGAACGCGCAGGGACAATGGCACGCCGACTATGTGCGGCTCCGGTTCGCTGCCGAAAAGCTTTGA
- a CDS encoding DUF2155 domain-containing protein has product MVVGTGQAMADPMPVAVLRTLDKVTARVNTIEVPVGSSTELGALQVTVRACDKRPPEETPESAAFLEIQETKEGEPAKTVFSGWMFASSPSLSALEHPVYDIWVVDCVKSETSESGTTP; this is encoded by the coding sequence ATGGTTGTCGGCACCGGGCAGGCGATGGCCGATCCGATGCCGGTCGCCGTCCTGCGCACGCTCGACAAGGTGACGGCGCGCGTCAACACCATCGAAGTGCCGGTAGGCAGCTCGACCGAGCTGGGCGCGCTCCAGGTGACGGTGCGCGCCTGCGACAAGCGCCCGCCCGAAGAGACGCCGGAAAGCGCCGCCTTTCTCGAGATCCAGGAAACCAAGGAAGGCGAGCCGGCGAAGACGGTGTTCTCGGGCTGGATGTTCGCCTCAAGCCCGTCGCTCTCGGCGCTCGAGCATCCGGTCTACGACATCTGGGTCGTGGACTGCGTGAAGTCCGAGACCAGCGAGTCCGGCACCACGCCGTAG
- the aat gene encoding leucyl/phenylalanyl-tRNA--protein transferase — protein MLLRAYACGVFPMAEGREDPELHWIDPKRRGVLPLDRFHIPRRLARTVRSNRYEVRCDSAFTETVMACAEAMPGRNETWINQDILRLMRQLFELGYAHSVETWDDGKMVGGLYGVSLGGAFFGESMFSRARDASKVALVHLVLRLRIGGYRLLDTQFVTEHLKQFGAIEISRAEYQRQLAAAIPAPTRFYGVVPDSLVSDFTQSTTQMS, from the coding sequence ATGCTCCTGCGCGCCTATGCCTGCGGGGTCTTCCCGATGGCGGAAGGCCGCGAAGATCCCGAGCTGCACTGGATCGACCCGAAGCGCCGCGGCGTGCTGCCGCTCGACCGCTTCCATATTCCCCGCCGCCTGGCCCGCACCGTCCGCTCCAACCGCTATGAGGTGCGCTGCGACAGCGCCTTCACCGAGACCGTGATGGCCTGTGCCGAGGCCATGCCCGGGCGCAACGAGACCTGGATCAACCAGGACATCCTCCGGCTGATGCGCCAGCTCTTCGAGCTGGGCTATGCGCACAGCGTGGAAACCTGGGACGACGGAAAGATGGTGGGCGGTCTGTATGGCGTCTCGCTGGGCGGCGCCTTTTTCGGCGAGAGCATGTTCAGCCGCGCGCGCGATGCCAGCAAGGTGGCGCTGGTCCATCTGGTGCTGCGCCTGCGGATCGGCGGTTATCGCCTGCTCGACACGCAGTTCGTCACCGAGCATCTGAAGCAGTTCGGCGCCATCGAGATCAGCCGTGCCGAATATCAGCGCCAGCTCGCCGCCGCCATTCCGGCGCCGACCCGTTTCTACGGCGTGGTGCCGGACTCGCTGGTCTCGGACTTCACGCAGTCCACGACCCAGATGTCGTAG
- the accC gene encoding acetyl-CoA carboxylase biotin carboxylase subunit, whose amino-acid sequence MFEKVLIANRGEIALRIHRACREMGIRTVAVHSTADSDAMHVRLADEAVCIGPPPSRLSYLNIPAILSAATITGADAIHPGIGFLSENAQFAGMVEEHGFTFIGPAPEHIRLMGDKVAAKDAARSLNIPVVPGSDGAVTNDADAMDLGERIGYPILVKAAAGGGGKGMKVANSRAEMSEALSLARSEAKANFGNDAVYMEKYLDHPRHIEIQILADAHGNVVHLGERDCSLQRRHQKVLEEAPSPALNAAQRQKVGEIATSAMRRLGYRSAGTIEFLFQDGEFYFIEMNTRLQVEHPVTEMITGIDLVREQIRVATGAPLSFRQEDITFTGHAIECRINAENPDTFAPSPGRVTDYHAPGGLGVRVDSALYSGYRVPQYYDSLIAKLIVHGTSRNECLMRLRRALEEFVIGGIDTSIPLHRKLVGATDFINGDYDIRWLEKFVAPKD is encoded by the coding sequence ATGTTCGAAAAGGTCCTGATCGCCAATCGCGGCGAGATCGCGCTTCGCATCCATCGCGCCTGCCGCGAGATGGGCATCCGCACGGTCGCGGTCCATTCGACCGCCGATTCCGACGCGATGCATGTGCGCCTCGCCGACGAGGCGGTCTGCATCGGGCCGCCGCCCTCGCGCCTCAGCTATCTCAACATCCCGGCGATCCTGTCGGCCGCGACCATCACCGGCGCCGACGCGATCCATCCCGGCATCGGCTTCCTGTCGGAGAACGCACAGTTCGCCGGCATGGTGGAGGAGCATGGCTTCACCTTCATCGGCCCGGCGCCCGAGCATATCCGGCTGATGGGCGACAAGGTCGCGGCCAAGGACGCGGCCCGCTCGCTCAACATTCCCGTGGTGCCGGGCTCCGACGGCGCCGTCACCAACGACGCCGACGCCATGGATCTGGGGGAACGCATCGGCTATCCGATCCTGGTCAAGGCGGCGGCGGGCGGCGGCGGCAAGGGGATGAAGGTCGCCAATTCGCGCGCCGAGATGAGCGAGGCGCTGAGCCTCGCCCGCTCCGAGGCCAAGGCCAATTTCGGCAATGACGCGGTCTATATGGAGAAATATCTCGACCATCCGCGCCATATCGAGATCCAGATCCTGGCCGACGCCCACGGCAATGTCGTGCATCTGGGCGAGCGCGACTGCTCGCTGCAGCGCCGCCATCAGAAGGTGCTCGAGGAAGCGCCCTCGCCCGCGCTCAACGCCGCGCAGCGCCAGAAGGTGGGCGAGATCGCGACCTCCGCCATGCGCCGCCTGGGTTATCGCAGCGCCGGCACGATCGAGTTCCTGTTCCAGGACGGCGAGTTCTATTTCATCGAGATGAACACCCGCCTCCAGGTCGAGCATCCGGTCACGGAGATGATCACAGGCATCGATCTGGTGCGCGAGCAGATCCGGGTTGCGACCGGCGCGCCGCTGAGCTTCCGGCAGGAGGACATCACCTTCACCGGCCATGCCATCGAATGCCGCATCAATGCCGAGAATCCCGACACCTTCGCGCCGTCGCCCGGCCGCGTCACCGACTATCATGCGCCGGGCGGACTGGGCGTGCGGGTGGATTCCGCCCTCTATAGCGGCTATCGCGTGCCGCAATATTACGACAGCCTGATCGCGAAGCTGATCGTCCATGGCACCAGCCGCAACGAATGCCTGATGCGGCTGCGCCGGGCGCTCGAGGAGTTCGTGATCGGCGGCATCGATACCAGCATTCCCCTCCACCGCAAGCTGGTGGGGGCGACCGACTTCATCAATGGCGACTACGACATCCGCTGGCTCGAGAAGTTCGTCGCGCCGAAGGATTGA
- the accB gene encoding acetyl-CoA carboxylase biotin carboxyl carrier protein: MAKFDVDEALIRKLAELLQQTGLTEIEYENGPQRIRVNKQMLAAAAAAAPATAAPAPAAPAPANTAADGPPAGAVTSPMVGTVYLSAEPGASPYVKVGDRVTKGQTLLIIEAMKVMNPIPATDGGTVREILVADGRPVEYGEVLMVID; the protein is encoded by the coding sequence ATGGCGAAGTTCGACGTCGACGAGGCTTTGATCCGCAAGCTGGCCGAATTGCTGCAGCAGACGGGCCTCACCGAGATCGAGTATGAGAACGGCCCGCAGCGCATCCGCGTGAACAAGCAGATGCTGGCGGCCGCGGCCGCAGCAGCGCCCGCGACCGCAGCGCCCGCACCGGCTGCGCCGGCACCGGCGAACACCGCGGCGGACGGCCCGCCCGCCGGCGCCGTCACCTCGCCCATGGTCGGCACCGTCTATCTCTCGGCCGAGCCGGGCGCCAGTCCTTACGTCAAGGTGGGCGACCGCGTGACCAAGGGGCAGACCCTGCTCATCATCGAAGCCATGAAGGTGATGAATCCGATTCCCGCCACCGACGGCGGCACCGTTCGCGAGATCCTGGTCGCGGACGGGCGTCCGGTCGAGTATGGCGAAGTGCTGATGGTGATCGATTGA
- the aroQ gene encoding type II 3-dehydroquinate dehydratase, translating into MAKTPTVLILNGPNLNLLGEREPTIYGRTKLADIEKSCKKRAKELGLAVDFRQSNHEGELVDWIQAARRSHAAIIINPAAYTHTSVALLDALTATDLPIIEVHLSNIHRRERFRHHSYVSLAATGVICGLGAQGYLLALDAMATTLRTQEET; encoded by the coding sequence TTGGCCAAAACCCCCACCGTCCTGATCCTGAATGGGCCCAACCTCAACCTCCTCGGTGAGCGCGAGCCGACCATCTATGGCCGGACGAAGCTCGCGGACATCGAGAAGAGCTGCAAGAAGCGGGCGAAGGAGCTGGGCCTGGCGGTCGATTTCCGCCAATCCAACCATGAGGGCGAGCTGGTCGATTGGATTCAGGCGGCGCGGCGCAGCCACGCCGCGATCATCATCAACCCGGCGGCCTACACCCACACCTCGGTGGCGCTGCTCGACGCCCTGACGGCGACGGACCTGCCGATCATCGAGGTCCATCTCTCCAACATTCACCGTCGCGAGCGATTCCGGCATCATTCCTATGTGAGCCTCGCCGCGACCGGCGTCATCTGCGGCTTGGGCGCGCAAGGCTATCTGCTGGCGCTCGACGCGATGGCCACAACGCTCAGGACCCAGGAAGAGACGTAA